From Gemmatimonadaceae bacterium:
CCCGCGCCCGCTCCTTCGCGGCGTCGAGCACGTCCAAATCGATATCCAGTGTGGTGCGCATGCATCTGATGTTAACGCATCAATCATCAGTCGGCAACTCCTGCCCACCCCATCCCGCCACGGCAATCCCCGCCCAGCCACCGGAAAACCGGCAACAATTTCCCACCGCGTAATCCGCGTACGCAGTCCGTGGCAAAAATGTAATCGCATATCCCACAACCACTTAACTCAACAGCAGCAGCGCCAGAAAGTTTGGCCCGGCCATTGCCTTTCACCATGTCGAGTTCGTGTACCCTCTTTCGAACCCGACATGCCGGATCCTGTAAAGACCAACGGAATGACCAGCGCCGCCGCCGCGCTCCAGATGCTGGAGCGGCGTCAGCAGGTGCTGGCCAACAACCTCGCCAACGTCTCCACCCGGGGATTCAAGGCCGAGACGCCGTTCGCGCGGATGATGGGCAACGCCCTCGCCACGACCGATACGGCGCTCAACCAGGCGCAGGGGAATCTCACGCAGACCCATAACCCGCTCGACCTCGCCGTCGACGGCAATGGGTTCTTCGTGGTGCAGACCCCGAGCGGCGACCGGTTCCTCCGCAACGGCACCTTCGCTCTCGACGCCGATCGGCGCCTGGTGGACGAACAGGGCAATCCGGTGCTCGGCGAGGGCGGCCCCATCACGCTGCCCCAGGGCAACATCGAGATCGATGCCACCGGCCTCGTGAAGGTCAACGGCAAGCCGCAGCAGCGGCTCAAGCTCGAGACCGTGAAGGACGCGTCCAAGCTGCAGCACGAAGGCGGTACGCGCTTCGTACCCGATGCGACGCGCACGAGTGTCCCCGCTGAACAGCGCACCATCAAACAGGGCTTCGTCGAGGAGTCGAACGTCAACGCGATGACCGCGATGACCGACATGCTCTCCGTGCTGCAACGCTACGGTGCCGCCCAGAAGACCCTGTCCACGATCGATTCGGTTCGCGGCATCGCCGTGACCGATCTCGCCAAGCCCGTCTAAGGAGCTCTCGTATGGATCCGGCCCTCCGCGCCGCCGCCACTGGCATGATGGCGCAGCAGACCCGCACCGAAATCATCGCCAACAACCTGGCGAACGTGAACACCACCGGCTTCAAGCGGAGCCGCGCGCACTTCGAAGACCTGCTGTATCAGACCGTGCAGGGGACGCAGATCCTCGGCGATCCCAATGCCAACACGTCGCCCGCCATTCAGGTCGGCCGCGGCACCAAGCTCGCCGGCGTGCAGCGCGTGCATGAACAAGGCGCGCTTGAGCAGACGAGCCGCAACCTCGACGTCGCCATCGAAGGCGAAGGGTTTCTGCAGGTGCAGCTGCCGAGTGGTGACATGGCCTACACGCGCGACGGCTCGCTCCAGATCTCCGATCAGGGCCTGCTCGTGACGAGCGAAGGCTACGCCATTCAGCCGCCCATCCGCGTTCCGAACGACGCCGCCGAGCTCACGATCTCCGCCAACGGCAACGTGAGCGTGAAGCGCGGCAACGACATTCTCCCGACCGAACTCGGGCGCATCGAGCTCGCGCGCTTCGCGAACCCGAGCGGCCTCGAGTCGCTGGGGCGCAACCTGCTGCAGGCCACCGCCGCGTCGGGGCGGCCCACCGTGGGCTTCCCGGGCGACGAGGGGATGGGCCGGCTCGAACAGGGCGCACTCGAAGGCTCCAACGTGGAGATCGTGCAGGAAATGGTGGAGATGATCGCCGCCATGCGGGCGTACGAGATCAACTCGAAGGCGATCAAGCAGGCCGACGAGATGGGTCAGATCGCCAACAACATCACGCGGTGATCGTGATGCGTTCCGCGGTGTCCACCGGGCTGCTGCGCGCAGCGACCGTCCTGGCGATGCTCGTGGCATCGGCGGAGATGCTACGTGCGCAGAACGCGCCGCGGGCCGTCGCCTCCACGCGCGATCTGCGTCAGGTGAGCGTCGCCGTCGCCACGCGGGCGCTTGCCGCCGGCGAAGCGCTGGCCGAGGGCGACTGGACGCTGCGCGATACGACCATCGTGTGGCGCTGGACGACCGCCCCCGACACCACGCGCCCCGCCGCCGGCTGGGTCACGCGTCGGGCCATTGCCGCGGGCGAAGTGCTCAAGAGCCCCGCCGTGGTGCCGCCGCCGGTCGTGACGAGCGGCGCGACGGTCACCGCCATCTGGCAGGACGGCCCCGTGCGCCTCGTGCTCAGTGGCACCGCTACGAATACTGCCGCCATCGGCGCGCCGGTTGGCGTCCGCCTGGATCGCACTCGCCGACTCGATGGCATCGCCATCGCGCCGAACACTGTTCGCCTTCGCTGAGACCTGAGCGATGACTCTCTCCCATACGCGACTCCTGACCATCGCCGCGCTCGGCTCGCTCGTCGCCACGTCGCTGGTGCACGCGCAAGCCGCCACGCAGCAGCCTCCGCGCCCGGCCGCCACCACCGGAGCGACGGCCGCGCCAGCGGCCGGAGCCACCGCAACCGCCGCGCCCTCGATGACCGTCCGGTCGTCCTGGGTCAGTGACCGCCGAGACTTCGCCGTGGGCGACATCATCACGGTGCTGATTGACGATTACACGATCTCCACCGCGGTGAAGGAAGATCTCGCCACCGACAAGCGCAATCGCGGCCTGTCCGCTGATGCGCAGCTGCCATCGAGCAACAAGAGCGTCGGCATCACCACCCGCAACACCGCCGACCAGACCAAGCGTGGTCAGGCCCGGCGCGAGAACCGCTTTCAGAACGAGATGAGCGTGCGCGTGGTCGCCATCGCGCCGAACGGCCTGCTGCAGCTCAAGGGCACCAAGGCCGTCGACGTCGACAAGGCCAAGCAGAACATCATCTTCACCGGCTTCGTCCGTCCGCAGGACATCACGCCGGGCAACAGCGTCGAATCGAGCCGCGTCGCCGACATCTCCATCGGCTACGCCTCGCCCGGCCCCCTCGGCACCCCCAAGCAGGGGATGCTGACCAAGATCCTCGGCGCCCTCTGGCCGTGATCCCCTCTGTGCTGCACTCCGCGAGCCGTCCCATGACCACCACGTCGCATCCGCACGCCATCGGGCAGACCATCGGCCACACGATCGGGCAGATCCTCAAGGTCCTGCTCGTGGCCGTCGCCCTGCTGCTGCTCCTGCCGTCGCTGGCGCACGCGCAGAACGACATCAAGATCCGCGACCTCACGTCGGCCGAAGGCGCGGTGCCGGTGCGCCTGGTTGGCTACGGCATCGTCACCGGGCTCGACAACACGGGCGACCGCGCGATCGGTGGCCAGACCGCCGGCCCGACCGTGCAGAGCGTCATCAACATCCTGCGCCGCTTCAACGTGGAAGTGCCGGCGGATCTCATCCGCATGCGCAACGTGGCCGCGGTGCTGGTCACCGCCGAAGTGTCGCCGTATCTCCGCCCGGGTGGTCGCTTCGAGATCAACGTCTCGAGCATGGGTGACGCGCGCTCCCTCAAGGGCGGCGTACTCTTCATGACCCCGCTCGTCGCCGATCCGAATGGCAAGCCGCTCGCCACCGCGCAGGGCTCGCTCATGATCAGCGAAGGCGGCGCCACCACGCGCTATCAGCCCACGCACGAAACGTCGGCGCGCATCCCCACGGGTGGCGTGCTCGAAGCGGATCTGCCTCGGCCGGCCATCGTCGCCAGCTCGCGCCTGCTCCTGCGGGAACCCGACCTCGGCACCGCCACGCGCATCGCCGCCGCCATCAACACCGCCATGGGCGACAAGACCGCCACGGTGGAAGACGAAGGCAGCGTGATGGTGACGATCCCCGATTCGGTGCAGTCCAAGCCGCTCGCGCTCGCCAAGATCCGCGATCTCTCGATCAAGCCTGAAGCGCGCCCGCGCATCGTGATCGATGCGAAGGACGGCACGGTGGTCGCCGGTGGCGACATGATCGTGGGCTCGGCCACGGTGAGCCACGGCGCCATCACCCTCGCCATCGGCCAGGTCGCGCCGAACGACACCGCCGCCATCCCCGGCAGCGTACGGCTCCCGGCGGGCATTCCGGTCCAGCGTGTCGCCACCGCCCTCCATGCGGTGCTCACGCCCCCCAGCGAAATCGCCGCGATCTTCGCCGCCCTGCGTGAAGTCGGCGCGATCACCGCCGAGGTCATCGTCCGGTGATCTCACGACTCCCCTCCGCGTTCGGCGCTGCGCAGCAGCCGCCCACCTCCGCGAACATCAACAAAATGCCGACCGCACCAGCGGTCGGCGGCACCGCAAACTCCGCGTCCGCGCCCGTCGTCGACGAGAAGCTCAAGAAGAGCGCCCAAGCGCTAGAGGGCCTGTTCGTGCAGCAGCTCTTCAAGGCGATGCGTGACACCGTTCCGCAGCAGGAAGGGATCGTCACCGGTGGGGCCGGAGAGGACATCTTCACTTCGCTCATGGATGAGCACCTCGCGACCGAAACTCCCAAGCAATGGGAGGGCGGCCTCGCCGAGGCGCTCTATCGCCAGCTGCGGGGGCCTGCTCAGGCTGCCGCATCCCAGGCTTCAGCGCCGCACCCTGCTTCCTCGACCAACTGATGTCGCCGACGACACTCCTTGCCCAGGAATCCGCGTCCCTCGAAGGCGGAACCCGCCATGGGGCGCCCAGCGCCGCACTGCTCAGTGCCCTGCACGACGCGCTGATCTCCGAACGGCGTCTGCTCGAGGAACTCATCGCGCAGATGCGTCGGCAACGCACGGCCGTCTCCGCCGATGACATTCAGGGCGTGGACGACAGCACCTTCGCCACGCACCGCATCCTGGCCACGCTCGGGCAGGCGCGGCAGCGCCGCCGTCAGCTCAACGTGCTCCTCGGCGGCAACGAGGAGTGCACGCTGCGCGAGCTCGAGGAGCTGCTGGGCGATCTCGTCGATGATCGCTTCCGCGACGCGCGCCTCCGCCTGCAGCAGGCGGCCGACGTGCTCACGCGCGAAGTCGGCATGAACCGCAAGCTGCTGCGCGAAGCGCTCACGACGACCGACCAGCATGTGCGCACGCTCGTTGGCGCGCCGGCCGCGCCCGCGACGTACGCCACCGAAGGCATGCACACCGCCGTGCCCGCGGGCACGCGCGGCGTGCTCCTCAACCGGACGGTGTAAGATGAGCTTCGGCCTGCTCAGCATCGCCCGCACCGCCCTCACGACGCATCAGACGGCGCTGCAGACGATCTCTCAGAACATCGCCAACGCCGAGACGCCGGGCTATTCACGCCAGGAAGCGGTGCTGCAGGCCAACACGCCCACGAGCTTCTCCTACGGGCAGGTCGGCTCGGGCGTCAGCATCAAGACGATCATTCGCAAGCGCGATCTGCTGCTGGACGACGCCTTCCGCTCGGCCGCTGGCCAGAATGGCGAAGCGCAGATGCGCGCCGATCTCACCAGCCAGATCGAAGGCATCTTCGGCGAGCCGACCGATGCCGGCATGTCGAGTGCGCTCGATCAGTTCTGGAATTCGTGGAGTGACCTGTCGGCGTCGCCGAACAGCCTGGCCGCCCGCGCGGTCGTGCAGCAGCGCGGCCGTCAGCTGGCGCAGATGTTCAACGACTACGACACCGCGCTCACGCAGCAGCGCACGTCGAACCTCGAGCGCCTCACCAACACGGTCGATCAGGTCAACTCGCTGGCCTCGCAGGTCGCGAGCCTGAACGCCGAGATCGTGGTGTCGGAGAGCAACGGCCAGCCGAACAACGACCTGCGCGATCTCCGCGACCGCAAGCTCGATGATCTGTCGAAGCTCGCGGGCACGCGGGTGATCTATCAGGCCAACGGCGGCGTGTCGGTCACGATCGGCAACTCCACGCTCGTGGACGGCGCCTCGGCGACCAAGCTGAACGTCAAGCTGCTCACGCCGAATCCGTTGCCGGCCACGCCGCCGACCGATATTCCGGTGGCGTTTACGCTCGGCGATACGCTGGACCCGGTGGCGAACATGGGCGGCCAGCTCGCGGCGCTGCAGGATGTCCTGAACACCGACATCCCGCAGATGCGCGGCCGCCTCGATGCGATGGCCTCGCAGCTCGTGACCGCCGTCAACACGGCGCACACGGCGGGCTACACCTTCAACGGCACGACGATTCCCGGCACCGCCGCCGGCAACTTCTTCGACGCGGGCACGGTGCTCAATCCGGTGCGTGCGGCGACGATGCGGCTCGATGCCGTCGTGGCCAACGATCCCGGCAAGATCGCCGCCAGTGGCGCGGCGAACGGCCCGAGCGACAACAGCGTGGCGCAGAACCTCGCCGCGTTGCGCTCGGCCAACAACACGGTGACGTGGACCGATGCCAACGGCGCGACCGAGACCGGCTCGTTCGTGGCGTTCTTCCGCGGCGCGATGACCCGGCTCGGGAGCACCGTCTCCGAATCGACCGATCGCGCCTCCGTCACCTCCGCCCTCACCGATCAGGCGGAAACCCGCCGGCAGTCGGTCAGTGGCGTGAATACCGACGAAGAGCTCGTGAACATGATGCGCGTGCAGCAGTCGTATACGGCGGCGTCCAAGATGATCAAGGTCGCCGACGAAATGCTGCAGACGCTGCTCTCCCTGGTGAACTGATGCTGATCCTTGGCCGCCGCGAAGGCGACTCCATTCTCATCGACGGCGGCATCAAGATCGTCGTTGTCTCCTGCGACCGGCACGGCGTGCGGATCGGCATCGAAGCGCCGTCGCACGTGAAGATCCTGCGCGGCGAAATCGCGCAGCAGGTCGCGCAGGAAAATCAGGCGGCGGCCGCTCCGGCCGATGCGTCGTGGCTGAGCGCGCTCGGCGCGCCGACCGTGGCGCCGCTGGTGCCGCCCACCGCTCCCCCCGCCCCGCCGTCCGCGGCGGAGCCGGCCGGCGACTGAGATGTCAGGCCGGCCGGCGTCGCGACGCCTGCAGGGTGGGCAGCGCCAGGGCGCACCCCGACGCGTGGCTCTCCGCCCGGCCGCCCTGGCCAGCCAGGAGCCACGCGATCGCGCACGCGTCCTCCTCGCGGAGCTGTTCGGCGCCGTAGTGCGGTCCGTCGTCGCCGAAGGCCGCGACGCGCACCTCGTCCCCGAGGGTTTCGAGCGTGACCCGCACGGGGCGACCCGCGCTGGTGTAGCGCGCGGCGCTCAGAATCACGACCGCGCAGGCATGCAGGACCGCGCCCGGTTCCGCCCGGACCGGCTGGACATCGCCGAGGGGCTCGATGACCACCGTCCGATCGCGGAGATCGGGGTGCTCCTCGAGGAGGGTCTGCGCGCCGTCGAGCGCGTCAGTCAGGAGCAGGGGCTCGGGATCGGCGTCCACGCGACGCGGAAGATTCCGGAGCGCCTGCAGCAGCCGCTCCATCCGCTGGGCATCGGCGGCCAGTCCACTGGCCACCCGGGGCTCGGGGGTGATCCCGTGCTCGAGCAGCGACGCGGTGGCCGCGACGGTGGCCATCCGGTTGCTCACGGCATGTGCCAAGGCGCGGAGCAAATCGTCATGTACCGTAAGCCAGCGGGTCGCGCCGATCTCGGCCGCCGACCGCTGGGCTCCGCCTGAACTCATTCCTCGCACTCCGGAACCGCACGCGTGTTCGTCATCATCGGCCTGGTCATCGTCTTCGGTGCCGTTATCGGTGGCTACGTCATGCACCACGGCGAGCTCGCGGTGCTGATTCAGCCCAACGAGTTCGTCATCCTCGGTGGTGCCGCCATCGGCACGCTGATCATCGCGAACCCGCCGGCGGTGCTCAAGGGCGTTCTGGCGCAGACCCTCGGTCTGCTCAAGCCCAACCCGTACGGCGCCAAAGCGTACGCCGAATTGCTGCAGGTACTCTACGAGGTCTTCCAGAAGGCCCGCAAGGACGGCCTCGTGGGGCTCGAGTCGCACATCGAGAACCCCGAAGCCAGCGACATCTTCCAGAAGTACCCCTCGTTCATGGGCAATCACCACGCCGTGTCCCTGCTCTGCGACACGCTCAAGGTGCTGCTCACCGGCACGGTCGAAGACCATAATCTCGCCGAAATCCTCGACGTGGACCTCGAGAAGCACCACCACGAAGGGATGCTCGTGCCGCATGCTGTGACCACCGTCGGCGACGCCATGCCGGGCTTCGGCATCGTGGCCGCCGTGCTCGGCGTCATCATCACGATGGGCTCGATCGGTGGCGCCGCCTCCGAAATCGGTGAAAAGGTCGCCGCCGCCCTCGTCGGGACGTTCCTCGGCATTCTGCTGGCGTACGGTGTCTTCGGCCCGCTCGCCAAGGCCATGGAGACGCGCCTGCACGCCGAGCATGACTACATGCTCTGCATCCGCACCGCGCTCCTGAGCTTTGCCCGCGGCGATGCGCCCATGACCGCGGTGGAGTTCTCGCGCCGCAACATCGAACCGCACGAGCGCCCGAGCTTTACGGAACTCGAAGAGCTGACGCGGAAGAAGGCCGCCTAACCCATGGCAGCGCGCGGCGGGAAGAAGGTCGTCATCATCAAGAAGAAGGTCGTCGGCGGTGGCGGACACCACGGCGGCTCATGGAAGGTCGCGTACGCCGACTTCGTGACCGCCATGATGGCCTTCTTCATGGTGATGTGGATCCTCGGCATGGATGACAAGACGAAGCAGGCCATCGAGGGCTACTTCGCCAATCCCGTCGGCTACAAGAAGGGCTACGGCGCCGGCTCGAGCCCGCTGTCCACCGGCACCTCGCCGTCGAACGTGCAGCGCACGCCGCTCCGCCTGATGGTGCGCTCCACCGAACAGCGCACCTTTGAAGAGCTGCGCAAGTCGATCCTCACCAAACTCGAGGCCAACGACTCGCTCAAGAAGCTCAATGCCAGCTGGGATGTGCAGGTCACGCAGGAGGGGCTGCGCATCGAACTCGTCGAAGGCGACAAGGGCGATACGTACTTCCCGAGCGGCTCGGCCAAGATGAATTCGGTCACCGCCCTCGCGCTGCAGTTGGTGGGCTCCGAGCTCGCCACGCTGAACCATCCCGTGATCCTCGAAGGCCACACCGACGCCGCGCCCTTCGGCAAAGACGCGAGCTACACCAACTGGGAGCTCAGCGCCGATCGCGCCAACGCCGCCCGGCGCGTTCTCGAAAGCTCCGGCCTCACACCCGATCGCGTCCAGGAAGTTCGCGGACTCGGCGCCACCCAGCCCCGCGTTCCCGACGATCCCATGGCCTCGGCCAACCGTCGCATCTCGATCCTGCTCCCGTACACCAACGTCCCCGAACCGGCCGGCGCGAACGCCGAGGATCTGGCGGCGAAGAAGCAGGACAGCTTGGTGACCCAGATAACGCAACCGATAAGACGGAATTATTGAGAGCGCTCGACGTGCACTCGGGGTCACTCGCCTGACCGTGCTGGCTACAAGCGCTGAATTCTAGGAGCCAGGGGGGAGGGTTTAGGGGGGAGTTGTTGGCGGGCTTGCGCTATCGCGCTTGCCCGCCTTGTCGTTTGCGATAGGCGCGTAGGGCGTGCAGCATGCGACGGATCTCCGCCAGCTCCTGTTCGACCGGTTCGATGCCGCGAAAGCTGGGCTGTAAACGCGTGACAAGCGCGAGGTGACTCGATACCTCGTTGGCCGACTTGATCGCGATCCCCAGATACCGAGCGAACTCCAAGGGTGAGTCGGCTCCGGCCCCTTCCGCGATGTTCGCGGGAATCGACATGGCCGCGCGTCGCAGCTGGCTTTTCATGCCCGGCGCAAGCTGCGCGTTCACATAGCGCGTCAAGCGCACAATCTCCACCGCCACATCACGCGAGCGCCGCCACACCAGGAGGTTCTCATGATTCTGCATGAGCCGATGGTAGCCCGCCGCGTCACCAAGCCGTCACCCCGCAGTACCACCACCCCCTCAACCCTCCCCCCTGGCCCCTGAACAGCAGCGCCACTAACCAGCATCCCACCCGCGGATGCCGCCCCCAAGCCAGTCGAGCGGTCTCCCAGCGTTATCCTTTCACATACGACAGCCGCTCCCCCGCCCACATCACCGCCTCCGCGTACATCTCGCCCAGCTCCGCCAGCGCGGCCGCGTTCGACTCTTCGTGCACCAGCGCCCACTCCGCCTGCTCGTAGGCGTTCGCCAGGCGCAGCACCGCCGCGTGCGGGCCAGTGCCTTCGAGGAGGGCTTCGCGGATGTCTTCTTTGACGGGCAAGCGATCCAGCACTTCGGTCATCGGCAAGCCGAGCAGCGCGTCCATGCGGGAGAGGAGCCCCACGAGGAAGCGCGCCGCCGGATCGCCACTGGCGTCGTGGGCGGTGATGTTTTCGCAGAAGCGCCCGCGCACCAGCGCGGCGACGACGGCTTCGTGCGTCACGG
This genomic window contains:
- a CDS encoding flagellar hook-basal body complex protein, which encodes MPDPVKTNGMTSAAAALQMLERRQQVLANNLANVSTRGFKAETPFARMMGNALATTDTALNQAQGNLTQTHNPLDLAVDGNGFFVVQTPSGDRFLRNGTFALDADRRLVDEQGNPVLGEGGPITLPQGNIEIDATGLVKVNGKPQQRLKLETVKDASKLQHEGGTRFVPDATRTSVPAEQRTIKQGFVEESNVNAMTAMTDMLSVLQRYGAAQKTLSTIDSVRGIAVTDLAKPV
- the flgG gene encoding flagellar basal-body rod protein FlgG translates to MDPALRAAATGMMAQQTRTEIIANNLANVNTTGFKRSRAHFEDLLYQTVQGTQILGDPNANTSPAIQVGRGTKLAGVQRVHEQGALEQTSRNLDVAIEGEGFLQVQLPSGDMAYTRDGSLQISDQGLLVTSEGYAIQPPIRVPNDAAELTISANGNVSVKRGNDILPTELGRIELARFANPSGLESLGRNLLQATAASGRPTVGFPGDEGMGRLEQGALEGSNVEIVQEMVEMIAAMRAYEINSKAIKQADEMGQIANNITR
- the flgA gene encoding flagellar basal body P-ring formation chaperone FlgA, which encodes MRSAVSTGLLRAATVLAMLVASAEMLRAQNAPRAVASTRDLRQVSVAVATRALAAGEALAEGDWTLRDTTIVWRWTTAPDTTRPAAGWVTRRAIAAGEVLKSPAVVPPPVVTSGATVTAIWQDGPVRLVLSGTATNTAAIGAPVGVRLDRTRRLDGIAIAPNTVRLR
- a CDS encoding flagellar basal body L-ring protein FlgH; amino-acid sequence: MTLSHTRLLTIAALGSLVATSLVHAQAATQQPPRPAATTGATAAPAAGATATAAPSMTVRSSWVSDRRDFAVGDIITVLIDDYTISTAVKEDLATDKRNRGLSADAQLPSSNKSVGITTRNTADQTKRGQARRENRFQNEMSVRVVAIAPNGLLQLKGTKAVDVDKAKQNIIFTGFVRPQDITPGNSVESSRVADISIGYASPGPLGTPKQGMLTKILGALWP
- a CDS encoding flagellar basal body P-ring protein FlgI yields the protein MTTTSHPHAIGQTIGHTIGQILKVLLVAVALLLLLPSLAHAQNDIKIRDLTSAEGAVPVRLVGYGIVTGLDNTGDRAIGGQTAGPTVQSVINILRRFNVEVPADLIRMRNVAAVLVTAEVSPYLRPGGRFEINVSSMGDARSLKGGVLFMTPLVADPNGKPLATAQGSLMISEGGATTRYQPTHETSARIPTGGVLEADLPRPAIVASSRLLLREPDLGTATRIAAAINTAMGDKTATVEDEGSVMVTIPDSVQSKPLALAKIRDLSIKPEARPRIVIDAKDGTVVAGGDMIVGSATVSHGAITLAIGQVAPNDTAAIPGSVRLPAGIPVQRVATALHAVLTPPSEIAAIFAALREVGAITAEVIVR
- a CDS encoding rod-binding protein, which codes for MISRLPSAFGAAQQPPTSANINKMPTAPAVGGTANSASAPVVDEKLKKSAQALEGLFVQQLFKAMRDTVPQQEGIVTGGAGEDIFTSLMDEHLATETPKQWEGGLAEALYRQLRGPAQAAASQASAPHPASSTN
- a CDS encoding flagellar protein FlgN — protein: MSPTTLLAQESASLEGGTRHGAPSAALLSALHDALISERRLLEELIAQMRRQRTAVSADDIQGVDDSTFATHRILATLGQARQRRRQLNVLLGGNEECTLRELEELLGDLVDDRFRDARLRLQQAADVLTREVGMNRKLLREALTTTDQHVRTLVGAPAAPATYATEGMHTAVPAGTRGVLLNRTV
- the flgK gene encoding flagellar hook-associated protein FlgK, which codes for MSFGLLSIARTALTTHQTALQTISQNIANAETPGYSRQEAVLQANTPTSFSYGQVGSGVSIKTIIRKRDLLLDDAFRSAAGQNGEAQMRADLTSQIEGIFGEPTDAGMSSALDQFWNSWSDLSASPNSLAARAVVQQRGRQLAQMFNDYDTALTQQRTSNLERLTNTVDQVNSLASQVASLNAEIVVSESNGQPNNDLRDLRDRKLDDLSKLAGTRVIYQANGGVSVTIGNSTLVDGASATKLNVKLLTPNPLPATPPTDIPVAFTLGDTLDPVANMGGQLAALQDVLNTDIPQMRGRLDAMASQLVTAVNTAHTAGYTFNGTTIPGTAAGNFFDAGTVLNPVRAATMRLDAVVANDPGKIAASGAANGPSDNSVAQNLAALRSANNTVTWTDANGATETGSFVAFFRGAMTRLGSTVSESTDRASVTSALTDQAETRRQSVSGVNTDEELVNMMRVQQSYTAASKMIKVADEMLQTLLSLVN
- a CDS encoding carbon storage regulator, which encodes MLILGRREGDSILIDGGIKIVVVSCDRHGVRIGIEAPSHVKILRGEIAQQVAQENQAAAAPADASWLSALGAPTVAPLVPPTAPPAPPSAAEPAGD
- the motA gene encoding flagellar motor stator protein MotA, translated to MFVIIGLVIVFGAVIGGYVMHHGELAVLIQPNEFVILGGAAIGTLIIANPPAVLKGVLAQTLGLLKPNPYGAKAYAELLQVLYEVFQKARKDGLVGLESHIENPEASDIFQKYPSFMGNHHAVSLLCDTLKVLLTGTVEDHNLAEILDVDLEKHHHEGMLVPHAVTTVGDAMPGFGIVAAVLGVIITMGSIGGAASEIGEKVAAALVGTFLGILLAYGVFGPLAKAMETRLHAEHDYMLCIRTALLSFARGDAPMTAVEFSRRNIEPHERPSFTELEELTRKKAA
- a CDS encoding OmpA family protein, which encodes MAARGGKKVVIIKKKVVGGGGHHGGSWKVAYADFVTAMMAFFMVMWILGMDDKTKQAIEGYFANPVGYKKGYGAGSSPLSTGTSPSNVQRTPLRLMVRSTEQRTFEELRKSILTKLEANDSLKKLNASWDVQVTQEGLRIELVEGDKGDTYFPSGSAKMNSVTALALQLVGSELATLNHPVILEGHTDAAPFGKDASYTNWELSADRANAARRVLESSGLTPDRVQEVRGLGATQPRVPDDPMASANRRISILLPYTNVPEPAGANAEDLAAKKQDSLVTQITQPIRRNY
- a CDS encoding four helix bundle protein, with translation MQNHENLLVWRRSRDVAVEIVRLTRYVNAQLAPGMKSQLRRAAMSIPANIAEGAGADSPLEFARYLGIAIKSANEVSSHLALVTRLQPSFRGIEPVEQELAEIRRMLHALRAYRKRQGGQAR